In one window of Poriferisphaera corsica DNA:
- a CDS encoding tRNA guanosine(34) transglycosylase Tgt, with the protein MILIKLSRMAESPLKFEIEVRDQTTQARLGRVSTLHGSFDTPAFMNVGTQATVKGLLPEQVESLGAQIILGNTYHLMLRPGSELIDQMGGLHKWMRWDKPILTDSGGFQVFSLADINRMTEDGVVFRNHLNGSLIDMTPERSMQVQNHLGSDIMMAFDDCPPAKNVNEHARQRSAQFKNVGGGNKAKPTRGDVNKLRSKGEAQRQEEQQGGDKSKRWSKGGVDPALGAGMDDAAYIQRVKEANERTIRWLERCKKAHARKSEQALFGICQGGTDYEQREWCAKRVSELDLPGYAIGGVAVGEGPEEIKKVVQFTAPLLPEEKPRYLMGVGYERDILLAVQAGVDMFDCVLPTRNGRNANAFTSTGQIRLKNAKFATDPNPIEDGCDCPACSGGFSRSYLRHLFRADEMLGGILVSAHNIRHFQRFMLDIRAAIRQNDWSLIRTKWPVAFAE; encoded by the coding sequence GTGATTCTCATTAAACTTTCTCGAATGGCTGAATCCCCGCTTAAATTTGAGATCGAGGTACGTGACCAGACGACACAGGCTCGCTTGGGACGTGTGAGTACGTTACATGGTTCATTTGATACACCGGCGTTTATGAATGTCGGTACTCAGGCGACAGTGAAAGGTTTGCTGCCAGAGCAGGTCGAATCGCTTGGCGCACAAATTATATTGGGAAATACATATCATTTGATGCTGCGTCCAGGATCTGAGTTAATTGATCAGATGGGCGGGCTGCATAAGTGGATGCGATGGGATAAACCGATCCTTACGGACTCGGGTGGGTTTCAGGTTTTTAGTTTGGCTGACATCAACCGTATGACTGAGGATGGGGTTGTGTTCCGTAATCACTTGAACGGTTCATTGATTGATATGACGCCTGAACGATCGATGCAGGTACAGAATCATTTGGGTTCGGACATCATGATGGCATTTGATGATTGTCCGCCTGCTAAGAACGTTAACGAGCACGCGCGGCAGCGGTCGGCTCAATTCAAGAATGTGGGCGGTGGTAACAAAGCGAAGCCGACACGTGGGGATGTGAATAAGCTACGTTCAAAGGGGGAAGCTCAAAGGCAAGAAGAACAACAGGGTGGTGATAAATCAAAACGCTGGAGCAAGGGAGGAGTCGATCCTGCGCTTGGTGCGGGGATGGATGATGCTGCATACATTCAGCGTGTGAAAGAAGCGAATGAGCGAACCATTCGTTGGCTTGAGCGTTGTAAGAAAGCTCATGCCCGGAAATCGGAGCAGGCGCTCTTTGGGATCTGCCAAGGGGGGACGGATTATGAGCAGCGTGAGTGGTGTGCAAAGCGTGTCTCCGAATTGGATCTGCCCGGCTATGCGATTGGCGGCGTTGCGGTGGGGGAAGGGCCGGAGGAGATTAAGAAGGTTGTGCAGTTTACGGCTCCGCTGCTCCCGGAGGAAAAGCCACGGTATCTGATGGGTGTGGGTTATGAGCGAGATATCCTGCTGGCTGTTCAGGCGGGTGTGGATATGTTTGATTGTGTGTTGCCGACTCGGAACGGGCGGAATGCGAATGCGTTTACTTCAACGGGACAGATTCGGCTGAAGAACGCGAAATTTGCGACAGATCCGAATCCAATCGAAGATGGATGTGATTGCCCTGCTTGTTCGGGTGGGTTCTCCAGATCGTATCTGCGGCATCTCTTTCGGGCGGATGAAATGCTAGGTGGGATACTTGTTTCTGCACATAACATCCGGCATTTCCAAAGGTTTATGCTCGACATACGTGCTGCGATACGTCAAAATGACTGGTCTTTGATCCGCACGAAGTGGCCTGTCGCTTTTGCAGAGTAG
- a CDS encoding DUF2752 domain-containing protein, translating to MLEPSEEQFEGEQARLGGAEIPEAVSACDDHRRVHPGSLNGLPRDEAGRREVARRNRVMGGVFLGVVLFPLLLAWLVLSPENGLQQTMNIPPCGFKLSTGLPCLTCGMTTSFTHAVRGDLWIAFLIQPFGMMLSVVCAGLSWVFGWAVVSGMSLDSVGRFLWRPRVVVPVVVLLVLSWLYNVVATMSGFHT from the coding sequence ATGTTAGAGCCAAGTGAGGAACAATTTGAGGGTGAGCAGGCCCGATTGGGTGGCGCGGAGATACCGGAGGCGGTGAGCGCCTGTGATGATCATCGGCGTGTGCATCCGGGGAGTCTGAATGGTTTGCCACGGGATGAGGCGGGGCGGCGTGAGGTGGCGAGGCGAAATCGGGTGATGGGTGGTGTGTTTTTAGGGGTTGTGCTGTTTCCGCTGCTGTTGGCTTGGTTGGTGTTGAGTCCGGAAAATGGGTTGCAGCAGACGATGAATATCCCGCCATGTGGTTTTAAGTTGAGTACGGGGTTGCCATGCTTGACGTGTGGGATGACGACGTCGTTTACGCATGCGGTGCGGGGTGATTTATGGATAGCATTTTTGATCCAGCCGTTTGGGATGATGTTGAGCGTGGTGTGTGCGGGGCTGAGCTGGGTGTTTGGATGGGCGGTTGTGAGTGGAATGTCACTTGATTCGGTGGGGCGATTTTTGTGGCGGCCGCGAGTGGTGGTGCCTGTGGTTGTGCTGCTGGTGCTGAGTTGGTTGTACAACGTGGTGGCAACGATGTCGGGATTCCATACGTGA
- a CDS encoding response regulator, which yields MRILVIEDETDLLHVIAQALREQGYAIDEAQDGEEGLYKAQSHTYNAIVLDLMLPHIPGLEILKQLRQSGSKTPVLILTARGSIEDRVTGLDAGADDYLIKPFELDELFARIRSLIRRNHDTSQNTIHVDDFTIDINKHLVLLNDNPIDLTPREYAIFECLTLNRGKVISKEKLYDTLVDEFDDSLSNVIEVHISNLRKKLDKNIITTRRGMGYIID from the coding sequence ATGCGCATACTCGTCATCGAAGATGAAACCGATCTCCTGCACGTCATCGCCCAAGCCCTCCGCGAACAAGGCTATGCCATCGATGAAGCACAAGACGGCGAAGAAGGTCTTTACAAAGCACAATCACACACCTACAACGCCATCGTCCTCGACCTCATGCTCCCTCATATCCCCGGCCTCGAAATCCTCAAGCAACTCAGACAATCAGGCTCTAAAACCCCCGTCCTCATTCTCACCGCTCGCGGCTCCATCGAAGATCGTGTCACAGGTCTCGACGCTGGCGCCGACGATTACCTCATCAAACCATTTGAACTCGATGAGCTTTTCGCTCGCATCCGATCACTGATCCGCCGCAATCATGACACCTCACAAAACACCATACATGTCGATGACTTTACCATCGATATCAACAAACACCTTGTCTTACTGAACGACAACCCCATTGACCTCACACCCCGTGAATACGCCATCTTTGAATGCCTCACCCTCAATCGTGGCAAAGTCATCAGCAAAGAAAAACTCTACGACACCCTCGTCGATGAATTCGATGATTCACTTTCGAACGTTATCGAAGTACACATCTCAAATTTACGCAAAAAACTAGATAAAAATATCATCACAACCCGCCGAGGCATGGGATATATTATCGACTAA
- a CDS encoding methyl-accepting chemotaxis protein: MNFKSVRAKITFWSGLALTLTILTSTIFSGWKAWSDAKSYAEQEALKNTFDASRIIKSTLDKNISMSRILAGYAAHSLDENLSKVKDPQQVQAILEQALVDNPEHVGAWIYFRPGITTNSEQYKLEASKHSLWYSGRISGNQFEWQFGADDESNVEDWAQVSYRTRKAHMTDPYYYKIGGKDVLIATFSVPIIIDNQTVGVAGLDFPLKGMQQLADSYNLYDGQANMVILSPNAFVMGYTNKPDNLNKDEAKLDSQFAKNRDTIISGTPMNWWNDGKLKVFQPNQIDAGSQYATVLMTVPEDLILAPAKIALIEMIGLGFICLITAGLLIWYIAGKISRPIIEVVDGMNDISQGEGDLTKRLDRKTDDEVGDLADAFNNFAEKVHDIILNVSLTTQEVAGAATEIAASSEEIAQGMSEQNAQVTEVSSAIEEMSASIVEVASRSHEAKDYADNAKDLAESGGNIVSQTVNGIKQISSDSTQVGSLIGELGKQAEKIGEIISVINDISDQTNLLALNAAIEAARAGEHGRGFAVVADEVRKLADRTTKATDDITELIDAIQTQTNSAIEKMDASKSNVEQGVDTATQAGNSLGEIMDGADKIAGMIQTIAAASEQQSAASEQISSNIQAISAVTAQSQQGTTQAAQASNHLSERAEELKQLVGQFKTREAA; this comes from the coding sequence ATGAACTTCAAGTCTGTACGTGCAAAGATCACTTTTTGGTCGGGGCTTGCACTCACACTAACGATCCTTACCTCCACAATTTTCTCCGGCTGGAAAGCTTGGTCTGACGCCAAATCCTATGCCGAACAGGAAGCATTAAAAAACACATTTGATGCCTCGCGTATCATCAAGAGTACACTCGACAAAAACATATCGATGAGTCGCATACTTGCCGGCTATGCAGCGCATAGCCTTGACGAAAACCTCTCTAAAGTTAAAGATCCACAGCAAGTACAAGCCATCCTAGAACAAGCACTTGTCGATAACCCCGAACACGTAGGCGCCTGGATTTATTTCCGCCCCGGCATCACAACCAACAGCGAGCAATACAAACTCGAAGCTTCAAAACACTCGCTCTGGTACAGTGGCCGCATCTCCGGCAACCAATTCGAATGGCAGTTCGGCGCCGACGATGAATCCAACGTCGAAGATTGGGCCCAAGTTTCATACCGTACACGCAAAGCACACATGACCGATCCGTACTACTACAAAATCGGCGGCAAAGATGTCCTCATCGCCACATTCAGTGTCCCAATCATCATTGACAACCAAACCGTCGGTGTTGCTGGCCTAGATTTCCCACTTAAAGGTATGCAGCAACTCGCGGATTCCTACAATCTCTACGACGGCCAAGCCAACATGGTTATTCTCAGCCCCAATGCTTTCGTGATGGGCTATACCAACAAACCTGACAACCTCAATAAAGACGAAGCAAAACTCGATTCGCAATTTGCAAAAAACCGAGACACCATCATCAGCGGAACACCCATGAACTGGTGGAATGATGGAAAACTCAAAGTCTTTCAACCCAATCAAATTGATGCCGGCAGCCAATACGCTACCGTCCTCATGACCGTACCCGAAGATCTCATCCTCGCACCCGCAAAAATTGCATTAATTGAAATGATCGGCCTAGGCTTCATCTGCCTTATCACCGCCGGCCTACTCATCTGGTATATCGCCGGCAAAATTAGCCGCCCCATTATCGAAGTCGTGGACGGCATGAACGATATCTCGCAGGGTGAAGGCGACCTCACCAAACGTCTTGATAGAAAAACAGACGATGAAGTCGGCGACCTTGCAGATGCATTCAACAATTTTGCTGAAAAAGTACATGACATCATCCTGAACGTCTCGTTAACAACACAAGAAGTTGCAGGAGCTGCAACTGAGATCGCCGCATCCAGCGAAGAGATCGCTCAAGGTATGTCAGAACAGAACGCACAGGTTACAGAAGTCTCATCAGCTATTGAGGAAATGTCCGCATCGATTGTCGAAGTTGCCTCTCGCAGCCACGAAGCCAAGGACTACGCTGATAACGCGAAAGATCTCGCAGAATCTGGCGGCAACATCGTCAGCCAAACCGTCAACGGTATCAAACAAATATCCAGTGACTCAACACAAGTCGGTTCACTCATCGGAGAACTTGGCAAACAAGCTGAGAAAATCGGCGAGATCATCAGCGTCATCAACGACATCTCTGACCAAACCAATCTCCTCGCACTCAATGCAGCCATCGAAGCCGCACGAGCCGGTGAACATGGCCGGGGATTCGCCGTTGTCGCCGATGAAGTACGCAAACTTGCCGACCGTACCACCAAAGCGACCGACGACATCACCGAACTCATTGACGCCATTCAAACGCAAACCAATTCCGCGATTGAAAAAATGGATGCGAGTAAATCAAACGTCGAGCAAGGTGTTGACACCGCAACACAAGCCGGCAATTCACTTGGTGAAATTATGGACGGTGCAGATAAAATTGCTGGCATGATCCAAACCATTGCCGCAGCTTCGGAACAGCAATCCGCAGCCTCAGAGCAAATCTCATCCAACATACAGGCGATCTCAGCCGTCACCGCTCAATCACAGCAAGGCACAACACAAGCCGCTCAAGCATCCAATCATCTCTCTGAACGCGCCGAAGAGCTTAAGCAACTCGTTGGCCAGTTCAAAACCCGTGAAGCGGCATAA
- the yajC gene encoding preprotein translocase subunit YajC, whose protein sequence is MLDKFLATYTLAQTEESGPPTLNTVTQEGAATTQADGSPDASGGNGNGTAPAPTGGGNQFLFVMIAVLAVVWFFMIRANGKDKKKKAALVASMKKGSKVQTIGGVLGTIVDIRDDVVVVKIDENNNTRMRFNRTAIQTVIDDKEKE, encoded by the coding sequence ATGCTTGATAAATTCCTCGCAACGTACACACTCGCACAAACTGAAGAGTCGGGCCCGCCGACACTTAACACCGTGACTCAGGAAGGCGCCGCAACTACGCAAGCAGACGGCAGCCCAGATGCGAGTGGTGGTAACGGCAATGGGACAGCTCCCGCGCCAACAGGCGGTGGCAACCAGTTCCTGTTTGTCATGATCGCTGTCTTGGCAGTCGTTTGGTTCTTCATGATCCGTGCTAACGGCAAAGATAAAAAGAAAAAGGCCGCATTGGTTGCTTCGATGAAAAAGGGCTCCAAAGTCCAGACCATCGGTGGCGTCCTCGGCACAATCGTTGATATCCGTGACGATGTTGTTGTTGTGAAAATTGATGAAAACAACAACACACGCATGCGATTCAACCGCACTGCGATTCAGACGGTGATCGACGATAAAGAAAAAGAATAA
- the secD gene encoding protein translocase subunit SecD, whose protein sequence is MKYPIWKPILILIVLAACSTLLWPPQTKLKRGIDLAGGTTMVYDVKVPQGADARQVIDETIAVLQRRVDPSGVRNLVWRQIAGNRIEIQMALPSDDVKEARENYIEAREDVLALNINKSTIDAALKKQQAEREADFQKLSGGNEAYLAKLQSLYAAYRNLDEAAGPYKELTAAYAEAQKEASPNADEMLQQMIEATEAYVNSKEAYNQQENEVLASNLTAGELDRVLDLTTAAPGEVGIAARQEAVNLLKTEHPNLASQIDNVVTAFNGYVGNKGLLDDPNDLIALLRGSGILEFRIVATPNNPIVNTNDYLTQLREKGPRFGINRPYRWFKIQDVEKFIEREAERRAAEENPGAYFASRGLVGDNFNGDYYVLLGNANNNSMTKAQGDWSLTRVYQTADQQGFPAVSFQLNAVGAQLMGALTGAHQGEQMAIVLDGQVISAPTLQSKISSNGIITGGQGGFQPSYLRYLVQTLKAGSLEGELSEYPISIKTTGPSLGQDNLTKGLEAAYWAIGLVAIFMLCYYFWAGAIADFALLLNMVIILGVMSMVQATFTLPGIAGIVLTIGMAVDANVLIFERIREELESGRDTGAAVREGFGKAFSTILDANITTLITCLVLGYTASAEVKGFAVTLGIGIIATLFTALFCTRTIIDTIFHFRMAKSITMLPTLVPGLKKILHPNVDWVAKRYAFFAISCILIVAGFFMVWEQGNEMLDIEFRSGTQVSFDLREGETLPISTVRERIESFGIVAALIQHGDQPTADEQSIYNELKDKVSPIVAEAKTRYENAIAEYDAAIAAGEYKSEPDGLDFEDFANSDVVTEGQTQRDDKQTLASAFSISTLMTDSQAVSDLTKIAFEDSLETTKPIDFDGVNAENVALAPVFAIKSADLGADIGQPTVSANVSEYIGGVATVVKGMSEPQTTEEIAQRITRMRFQPAYQSLGHRAAEVIGINQVGTKNVTKGSRTVQEGVYDEVVVITNTAGSPNYAEDPDTLDDAGGFADTEWNLIRDALQRDTSLTGVTNFSSQVSSTMKQQAIVAMVLSLLAVVAYIWFRFGSLRYGIAAIFALVHDVAITLGLVAICGWLYASEADIFELFLLDPFKINLAMIAALLTIVGYSLNDTIVVFDRIRENKGRLSYITPKIINDSINQTISRTILTSSTTLLAVITLYTLGGSGVHGFAFAMIIGVVVGTYSSIAIASPTLLILGAQKPSKNSPMSSDGSSNGDYDRKPVLD, encoded by the coding sequence ATGAAATATCCTATCTGGAAGCCAATTCTGATCCTCATTGTCTTGGCAGCCTGTTCAACGCTGCTCTGGCCACCTCAGACCAAACTCAAACGCGGTATCGACCTGGCTGGCGGTACGACGATGGTTTACGACGTGAAAGTACCTCAAGGTGCTGATGCACGTCAGGTCATCGACGAAACGATTGCTGTCTTGCAACGCCGTGTTGACCCAAGCGGTGTGCGTAACCTCGTGTGGCGACAGATTGCGGGTAACCGCATCGAGATCCAGATGGCATTGCCTTCGGACGATGTGAAAGAAGCTCGCGAGAACTACATCGAAGCACGTGAAGACGTGCTCGCGCTCAATATCAATAAGAGCACCATCGATGCAGCACTCAAGAAGCAACAAGCAGAGCGTGAGGCTGACTTCCAGAAGCTTTCAGGCGGCAACGAAGCCTATCTCGCAAAGCTCCAAAGCCTTTACGCGGCCTATCGCAATCTTGATGAAGCGGCAGGCCCCTATAAAGAACTGACCGCAGCTTATGCTGAAGCACAAAAAGAAGCGTCGCCTAATGCAGACGAAATGCTTCAGCAGATGATCGAGGCGACCGAAGCCTACGTGAACTCGAAAGAAGCCTATAACCAGCAGGAAAATGAAGTTCTCGCTTCCAACCTGACTGCAGGCGAACTCGACCGCGTTCTTGATCTGACAACTGCAGCGCCCGGCGAAGTTGGCATCGCTGCACGTCAAGAAGCCGTCAATCTGCTCAAGACTGAGCATCCGAATCTTGCATCACAAATTGATAACGTCGTAACCGCGTTCAATGGCTACGTTGGCAACAAGGGCTTGCTTGATGACCCTAACGACCTCATCGCACTTCTTCGCGGCTCAGGTATTCTTGAATTCCGTATCGTTGCAACACCCAACAACCCGATCGTCAACACGAACGATTATCTCACGCAACTCCGTGAGAAAGGGCCACGATTCGGCATCAACCGTCCGTACCGTTGGTTTAAGATTCAGGACGTAGAAAAATTTATCGAACGTGAAGCCGAACGCCGTGCTGCGGAAGAAAACCCCGGTGCATACTTCGCATCACGCGGCCTGGTCGGCGACAACTTCAATGGCGATTACTACGTTCTGCTTGGTAATGCTAACAACAACTCAATGACCAAAGCGCAAGGCGATTGGTCACTCACCCGCGTTTATCAAACCGCAGATCAGCAAGGCTTTCCCGCTGTCAGCTTCCAGCTCAACGCAGTCGGCGCACAGCTCATGGGGGCGCTCACTGGTGCTCACCAAGGCGAGCAGATGGCCATCGTTCTCGACGGTCAAGTGATCTCCGCTCCAACGCTGCAATCAAAGATTTCATCCAACGGCATCATCACTGGCGGTCAGGGCGGTTTCCAGCCTTCTTACCTCCGTTACCTCGTTCAAACGCTCAAAGCCGGTTCGCTTGAAGGTGAACTCTCTGAGTATCCAATTTCGATCAAAACGACCGGTCCGTCACTCGGCCAAGACAACCTCACCAAGGGCCTTGAGGCCGCATACTGGGCCATCGGCCTCGTTGCCATCTTCATGCTCTGCTACTACTTCTGGGCTGGTGCAATCGCTGACTTCGCACTACTTTTGAACATGGTCATCATCCTCGGTGTCATGTCCATGGTGCAGGCAACCTTCACGCTCCCAGGTATCGCAGGTATCGTCCTCACGATTGGTATGGCTGTTGACGCGAACGTCCTGATCTTCGAACGTATTCGCGAGGAACTTGAAAGCGGTCGTGACACTGGCGCCGCCGTCCGCGAAGGTTTCGGTAAAGCGTTCTCGACCATTCTTGACGCTAATATCACCACCTTGATTACCTGTCTCGTGCTCGGCTATACCGCATCCGCTGAAGTCAAAGGCTTCGCCGTGACACTCGGTATCGGTATCATCGCGACCCTCTTCACCGCACTGTTCTGCACACGTACCATCATCGATACGATCTTTCACTTCCGTATGGCTAAGTCCATCACGATGCTTCCAACGCTCGTGCCAGGCCTCAAGAAGATTCTCCATCCCAACGTCGATTGGGTCGCCAAGCGTTATGCTTTCTTCGCAATCAGTTGCATCCTCATCGTCGCAGGCTTCTTTATGGTCTGGGAGCAAGGCAATGAGATGCTCGACATCGAATTCCGCTCAGGTACACAAGTGTCTTTCGATCTCCGTGAGGGTGAAACCCTTCCGATCTCAACCGTTCGTGAACGTATTGAAAGTTTCGGTATCGTTGCAGCCCTCATACAGCATGGCGATCAGCCGACTGCTGACGAACAAAGCATCTACAACGAGCTGAAAGACAAAGTTTCGCCGATCGTAGCTGAAGCAAAAACACGCTACGAAAACGCGATCGCTGAATATGATGCCGCTATCGCAGCCGGCGAATATAAATCAGAACCAGACGGCCTCGATTTCGAAGACTTCGCTAACTCCGACGTTGTCACCGAAGGTCAAACTCAAAGAGACGATAAGCAAACCCTTGCCAGCGCCTTCTCTATCTCAACACTCATGACGGATTCACAAGCTGTCAGCGACCTGACTAAGATTGCTTTTGAAGACAGTCTTGAAACAACCAAACCAATCGACTTCGACGGTGTTAACGCTGAAAACGTCGCGCTGGCTCCTGTCTTCGCCATCAAATCTGCTGACCTTGGCGCTGATATTGGTCAACCGACTGTCTCAGCTAACGTCAGTGAATACATCGGCGGCGTGGCAACTGTCGTCAAGGGCATGTCCGAGCCGCAAACGACTGAAGAAATCGCACAACGCATCACGCGAATGCGTTTCCAGCCAGCCTATCAATCACTCGGCCACCGTGCCGCTGAAGTCATCGGCATCAATCAGGTTGGCACTAAGAATGTCACCAAGGGCAGCCGCACGGTTCAGGAAGGTGTCTACGACGAAGTCGTCGTCATCACCAACACCGCAGGTTCACCTAACTATGCTGAAGACCCCGACACGCTCGACGATGCAGGCGGCTTCGCTGACACTGAATGGAACCTGATCCGTGATGCACTCCAGCGCGACACCAGCCTCACTGGCGTGACCAACTTCTCGTCTCAGGTCTCATCGACCATGAAACAGCAGGCGATCGTCGCGATGGTGCTCTCACTGCTCGCTGTTGTCGCTTATATCTGGTTCCGTTTCGGATCGCTCCGCTACGGCATCGCAGCCATCTTCGCACTCGTCCATGACGTTGCCATCACACTCGGCCTCGTCGCTATCTGTGGCTGGCTCTACGCTTCTGAAGCAGACATCTTTGAACTCTTCTTACTTGACCCGTTCAAGATCAATCTTGCGATGATTGCAGCCCTTCTCACCATCGTCGGTTACTCACTCAACGACACGATTGTTGTCTTTGACCGTATCCGCGAAAACAAGGGCCGCCTCTCATACATCACACCGAAGATTATCAACGACTCGATCAATCAAACGATCAGCCGTACGATCCTCACCTCCTCAACCACACTCCTCGCTGTGATTACCCTCTACACGCTCGGCGGTTCAGGCGTTCACGGCTTTGCCTTTGCCATGATCATCGGTGTCGTCGTCGGTACCTACTCATCCATCGCGATTGCTTCGCCAACCCTCCTCATTCTTGGTGCTCAAAAGCCATCCAAGAACTCACCCATGTCATCTGATGGCAGCAGTAACGGCGATTATGATCGCAAACCAGTCCTTGACTGA
- a CDS encoding sensor histidine kinase, which yields MNHKIRIKSTRIKLLGGYAALLILLLSIFGITLFQLVNRTSYNLIDEELLYDVGNALITFRNQELQSQPPSHTEPLNPNTILDDQYWESNTNPNLLNDRREDNERWWLQYENQAKSQAQPQIPNSSNPKLDKPNLQKLATPPNRTPTPNPWKSETPQQLKKPYLTIWQDLSNDQRIIYRGYSDIFSLPNTATLDTNKIHYRNRDSWREILLFDKDVWVLAGRPLDLKRAEIVIIKNTSIFLGTIILAAGLLGGWWLTGRAIEPINKISNTARTISASNLDQRIDLEKTEDELGQLALVLNQMFDRLKGSFDQQNQFIADASHELRTPLAILVSQIDLALRRDRDTAEYKDALQRCQRSAHRMKQLVDDLLILAAADQNRLKLNPETFDLADAAHFCIEMTTPLAQQNNITLHLNTQPATITADKVKITQVITNLISNAITYNSPNGSVTITITQTARKTTLTVSDTGIGIAPQDVKHIFERFYRVDKARSRQRGGSGLGLGICKSIIDAHQGFIWCESTPNLGSSFSFSI from the coding sequence ATGAATCACAAAATCCGCATAAAATCTACACGCATCAAACTACTAGGCGGGTATGCCGCATTGCTGATCCTCCTCCTCAGCATCTTCGGCATCACCCTCTTTCAACTCGTCAATCGTACCTCATACAACCTAATCGATGAGGAACTTCTTTACGATGTTGGCAATGCGCTCATCACTTTCCGAAATCAAGAGTTACAAAGCCAGCCACCCTCACATACTGAACCTCTAAACCCAAACACAATACTTGACGACCAGTATTGGGAATCCAACACCAACCCGAACCTACTCAATGACAGGCGTGAGGACAACGAACGCTGGTGGCTCCAATACGAAAACCAAGCCAAATCACAAGCCCAACCACAAATCCCAAATTCATCTAACCCCAAATTAGATAAACCCAACCTTCAAAAACTCGCCACACCACCAAACCGAACGCCAACCCCTAACCCTTGGAAAAGCGAAACCCCGCAGCAACTCAAAAAACCTTACCTTACCATCTGGCAAGACCTCTCCAACGATCAACGCATCATCTACCGTGGCTACTCCGACATCTTCTCACTCCCTAACACAGCAACACTTGACACAAATAAAATCCACTACAGAAACAGAGATTCGTGGCGTGAAATCCTTCTCTTCGACAAGGATGTCTGGGTCCTCGCCGGCCGCCCACTTGATCTCAAACGCGCCGAAATCGTTATCATCAAAAACACATCCATCTTCCTCGGCACAATCATCCTCGCTGCTGGTCTCCTCGGCGGTTGGTGGCTCACAGGACGCGCCATCGAACCAATCAACAAAATTTCCAACACCGCTCGAACCATATCAGCCTCCAATCTTGATCAACGCATCGACCTTGAAAAAACCGAAGACGAACTCGGCCAACTCGCCCTCGTCCTTAACCAAATGTTTGATCGTCTCAAAGGCAGCTTCGATCAGCAAAATCAATTCATCGCTGACGCTTCCCATGAACTCCGCACACCGCTCGCCATCCTCGTTTCACAGATTGATCTCGCACTCCGCCGCGACCGCGACACTGCAGAATACAAAGATGCACTTCAGCGTTGCCAACGGTCTGCACATCGCATGAAACAACTCGTCGACGATCTGCTTATCCTCGCCGCCGCTGATCAGAATCGCCTCAAACTCAATCCTGAAACGTTTGATCTTGCAGACGCTGCGCATTTCTGCATTGAGATGACCACCCCACTCGCTCAACAAAACAACATCACCCTGCACCTCAACACACAACCCGCCACCATCACCGCAGACAAAGTCAAAATCACCCAGGTCATTACCAACCTTATTTCTAACGCGATCACCTACAATTCGCCTAACGGATCGGTCACCATCACGATCACTCAAACTGCGAGAAAAACCACATTAACCGTCTCCGACACGGGCATAGGCATTGCCCCTCAAGATGTAAAACACATCTTCGAGCGTTTTTACCGTGTCGACAAAGCCCGCTCCCGGCAACGCGGTGGTTCGGGCCTCGGCCTCGGTATCTGCAAAAGCATCATCGACGCCCATCAAGGCTTCATCTGGTGCGAAAGCACACCAAACCTTGGCAGCTCCTTCTCTTTCTCTATCTAA